A stretch of Janibacter endophyticus DNA encodes these proteins:
- a CDS encoding segregation and condensation protein A, translating to MSDPAVVPGGVLTRRPAQQAFTVHLDNFEGPFDLLLGLISKHKLDITEIALAKVTDEFIAHLRAIRASDTELDLGQTSEFLLVAATLLDIKAARLLPVTREDDEDDLALIEARDILFARLLQYRAFKEVAARFADELTRSSRMTPRQAGLEPQFASLLPELVMTVTPEQLAMIAARALTPKEEPTVGLTHLHAPAVSVVEQAGIIADRLREDGVASFRSLVRDADSTLVIVARFLALLELFREKAVAFEQAVALGELTVRWVGSEDGDIQVSDEFDEGDDAAAAEPQTDGDDDE from the coding sequence ATGAGCGACCCAGCCGTCGTCCCCGGCGGCGTCCTCACCCGTCGTCCGGCCCAGCAGGCCTTCACCGTCCACCTCGACAACTTCGAGGGCCCCTTCGACCTGCTCCTCGGGCTGATCAGCAAGCACAAGCTCGACATCACCGAGATCGCGCTGGCCAAGGTCACCGACGAGTTCATCGCCCACCTCCGGGCGATCCGGGCATCCGACACCGAGCTCGATCTCGGGCAGACCTCGGAGTTCCTCCTCGTCGCCGCGACGCTGCTCGACATCAAGGCCGCTCGCCTGCTGCCCGTGACCCGCGAGGACGACGAGGACGACCTCGCACTCATCGAGGCCCGCGACATCCTCTTCGCCCGCCTCCTGCAGTACCGCGCCTTCAAGGAGGTCGCCGCCCGCTTCGCCGACGAGCTGACCCGCAGCTCGCGCATGACGCCGCGGCAGGCGGGGCTCGAGCCTCAGTTCGCCAGCCTGCTGCCCGAGCTCGTCATGACGGTGACGCCCGAGCAGCTCGCGATGATCGCCGCGCGGGCGCTGACGCCCAAGGAGGAGCCGACGGTCGGCCTGACGCACCTCCACGCGCCCGCGGTGAGCGTCGTCGAGCAGGCGGGCATCATCGCGGACCGGCTGCGCGAGGACGGCGTCGCCTCCTTCCGCAGCCTCGTCCGTGACGCCGACAGCACCCTTGTCATCGTCGCCCGCTTCCTCGCCCTGCTCGAGCTCTTCCGCGAGAAGGCGGTCGCCTTCGAGCAGGCGGTCGCGCTCGGCGAGCTCACGGTGCGCTGGGTGGGCTCGGAGGACGGCGACATCCAGGTGAGCGACGAGTTCGACGAGGGCGACGACGCAGCCGCCGCCGAGCCCCAGACCGACGGAGACGACGATGAGTGA
- a CDS encoding pseudouridine synthase, translated as MSAARGGGQGRSGGAGGGRDGGGGGGRAGGGARRGQGRPARPSQSGSRKRPVEGERRSKPQGPKRGTTGRSRQDQPTIAPMPRSAPEVDVHSPDGVRLQKLLAGAGIGSRRACEQLIAEGRVQVDGQVVTELGVRVNPDAQTVHVDGERVQLDESRVYLAFNKPLGVVTTMSDELGRPSIGDYVRDRPERLFHVGRLDVDTEGLLLLTNDGEISHRLQHPAYGVLKTYIAQVPGPLPRDLGKTLRSGVTLEDGPVTVDSFSVVASSPGKAVVEIVLHEGRNHIVRRLMEEVGHPVITLTRTQIGPIELGQTKVGRWRNLSRREIGQLYKAVGL; from the coding sequence ATGAGTGCGGCACGCGGAGGCGGCCAGGGCCGGTCCGGGGGAGCCGGGGGTGGCCGGGACGGCGGCGGTGGTGGTGGTCGTGCCGGTGGTGGCGCACGTCGGGGCCAGGGCCGACCGGCCCGCCCGAGCCAGTCCGGCTCGCGCAAGCGCCCGGTCGAGGGCGAGCGCCGCTCGAAGCCGCAGGGGCCCAAGCGCGGGACGACCGGCCGGTCCCGCCAGGACCAGCCGACGATCGCCCCCATGCCTCGATCTGCACCTGAGGTCGACGTCCACTCGCCCGACGGCGTGCGGCTGCAGAAGCTGCTGGCCGGCGCCGGCATCGGCTCGCGCCGCGCGTGCGAGCAGCTCATCGCCGAGGGGCGCGTCCAGGTCGACGGCCAGGTCGTCACCGAGCTCGGCGTGCGCGTCAACCCCGACGCGCAGACCGTCCATGTCGACGGGGAGCGGGTCCAGCTCGACGAGAGCCGGGTCTACCTCGCCTTCAACAAGCCGCTCGGGGTCGTGACGACGATGTCCGACGAGCTCGGCCGCCCGAGCATCGGCGACTACGTCCGGGACCGGCCGGAGCGCCTCTTCCACGTCGGCCGGCTCGACGTCGACACCGAGGGCCTGCTGCTGCTGACCAACGACGGCGAGATCTCCCACCGCCTCCAGCACCCGGCCTACGGGGTGCTCAAGACCTACATCGCCCAGGTCCCCGGCCCGCTGCCGCGCGACCTCGGCAAGACGCTGCGCTCCGGCGTGACCCTCGAGGACGGGCCGGTCACGGTCGACTCCTTCTCCGTCGTCGCCTCCTCCCCGGGCAAGGCGGTCGTCGAGATCGTCCTGCACGAGGGGCGCAACCACATCGTGCGTCGCCTCATGGAGGAGGTCGGTCACCCCGTCATCACCCTGACCCGCACCCAGATCGGCCCGATCGAGCTCGGCCAGACGAAGGTCGGCCGCTGGCGCAACCTCAGCCGCCGCGAGATCGGACAGCTCTACAAGGCGGTCGGCCTGTGA
- a CDS encoding CDP-alcohol phosphatidyltransferase family protein has product MTQDLSTDPAEGGTGVWTLPNVLSMLRLLGVPVFLWAILTGNDGIALVTLMVSGITDYLDGKIARTFNLTSKLGATLDPVADRLYIFTTVLGLAYRGIIPWWLVVILIGRDAILSVALLVVRSEAARGLPVHFVGKAATFNLLYAFPLLLLADGDGRLAEIARPIGWGFAWWGIGLYVVSAVIYLLEVWTLASRRPRAA; this is encoded by the coding sequence GTGACGCAGGACCTCTCGACCGACCCCGCCGAGGGTGGCACCGGTGTGTGGACCCTGCCGAACGTCCTCTCGATGCTGCGTCTGCTCGGCGTCCCCGTCTTCCTCTGGGCCATCCTCACCGGGAACGACGGGATCGCCCTGGTCACCCTCATGGTCTCGGGGATCACCGACTACCTCGACGGCAAGATCGCCCGCACCTTCAACCTCACCTCGAAGCTCGGTGCGACCCTCGATCCCGTCGCCGACCGGCTCTACATCTTCACGACGGTGCTCGGGCTCGCCTATCGCGGGATCATCCCGTGGTGGCTCGTCGTCATCCTCATCGGCCGTGACGCGATCCTGTCGGTCGCGCTGCTCGTCGTGCGCAGCGAGGCGGCCCGCGGCCTGCCCGTCCACTTCGTCGGCAAGGCCGCGACCTTCAACCTGCTCTACGCCTTCCCGCTGCTGCTCCTCGCCGACGGCGACGGCCGTCTCGCCGAGATCGCGCGCCCGATCGGGTGGGGCTTCGCCTGGTGGGGGATCGGGCTCTACGTCGTCTCCGCGGTGATCTACCTCCTCGAGGTGTGGACCCTGGCGTCGAGGAGACCTCGTGCCGCCTGA
- the scpB gene encoding SMC-Scp complex subunit ScpB, whose amino-acid sequence MSETDETTPVEEPQVEDPSAEVPEDEGGQLALDVDELPGGVRGAVEAVLMVVEEPVSEVALATALEVTVEAVREALGEIEADLADGKHGYTIRSVAGGWRFYSHSAYAAVVERFILDGQQARLTQASLETLAVIAYRQPISRARVGAVRGVNVDGVVRTLLTRGLITEVSHDGESGAILYGTTDTFLERMGLESLDDLPPIAPYLPEADMIDELAAQGQA is encoded by the coding sequence ATGAGTGAGACGGACGAGACCACCCCCGTGGAGGAGCCCCAGGTCGAGGACCCCTCGGCCGAGGTGCCCGAGGACGAAGGGGGTCAGCTGGCCCTCGACGTCGACGAGCTGCCCGGCGGGGTGCGGGGTGCCGTCGAGGCGGTCCTCATGGTCGTCGAGGAGCCGGTGAGCGAGGTCGCCCTCGCCACGGCGCTCGAGGTGACCGTCGAGGCGGTCCGCGAGGCGCTCGGCGAGATCGAGGCCGACCTCGCCGACGGCAAGCACGGCTACACGATCCGCTCCGTGGCCGGCGGCTGGCGCTTCTACTCCCACTCGGCGTACGCCGCGGTCGTCGAGCGCTTCATCCTTGACGGGCAGCAGGCTCGCCTGACCCAGGCGTCCCTGGAGACCCTCGCGGTCATCGCCTACCGCCAGCCGATCTCCCGCGCCCGCGTCGGGGCGGTCCGCGGCGTCAACGTCGACGGGGTGGTCCGCACCCTGCTCACGCGCGGTCTCATCACCGAGGTGAGCCACGACGGCGAGTCCGGCGCGATCCTCTACGGCACGACCGACACCTTCCTCGAGCGGATGGGGCTGGAGTCGCTCGACGACCTCCCGCCCATCGCTCCCTACCTGCCGGAGGCAGACATGATCGACGAGCTCGCAGCGCAGGGCCAGGCATGA
- a CDS encoding prephenate dehydrogenase translates to MTTPSGIDGTSREVRIIGTGLIGTSIGLALRRTGLDPVLQDQSVTAMTLARDLGAGRLGPRLGHDEGSDGGAHPTPDVVVVATPPDITPSVVADALARWPEATVTDVASVKGVILDDLRRMGAPLARYVGSHPMAGRERSGAIAARPDLFEGRAWVVCPDDDADAGRVDVVERIARACGSVVTRLTPGEHDAAVAAVSHVPQVAASLVAARLEALSEQAVGLSGQGVRDVTRVAASDPGLWTQILSGNAASVRAVLTVLRDELDGVIGALHALEQGIDEDAPGARAVIARAIAGGNAGHARIPGKHGAAPTSYGVVSVVVGDRPGELARLLADIGEAEVNLEDLRLDHGLGLPFGVAEVSVLPASVSPLEEALLARGWQLHG, encoded by the coding sequence GTGACGACGCCGTCCGGCATCGACGGCACCTCCCGCGAGGTCCGGATCATCGGCACCGGGCTCATCGGCACCTCGATCGGCCTCGCCCTGCGCCGTACCGGCCTCGACCCGGTGCTCCAGGACCAGTCGGTCACCGCGATGACCCTGGCCCGCGACCTCGGCGCCGGCCGGCTCGGCCCGCGCCTGGGTCACGACGAGGGCTCCGACGGCGGAGCCCACCCGACCCCCGACGTCGTCGTCGTCGCGACACCGCCGGACATCACCCCTTCGGTCGTGGCCGACGCGCTCGCGCGGTGGCCCGAGGCCACGGTCACCGACGTCGCCTCGGTCAAGGGCGTCATCCTCGACGACCTGCGCCGGATGGGCGCGCCGCTGGCCCGCTACGTCGGCTCGCACCCCATGGCCGGGCGGGAGCGCAGCGGCGCCATCGCCGCCCGGCCCGACCTCTTCGAGGGGCGGGCCTGGGTCGTCTGCCCCGACGACGACGCCGACGCCGGCAGGGTCGACGTCGTCGAGCGGATCGCGCGGGCCTGCGGCTCTGTGGTCACCCGCCTGACCCCGGGCGAGCACGACGCCGCCGTCGCCGCCGTCTCGCACGTGCCCCAGGTCGCCGCCAGCCTCGTCGCCGCCCGGCTCGAGGCTCTGAGCGAGCAGGCCGTCGGCCTGTCCGGCCAGGGTGTGCGCGACGTCACCCGGGTCGCCGCGAGCGACCCTGGCCTGTGGACCCAGATCCTCTCCGGCAACGCCGCCTCCGTCCGCGCGGTCCTCACCGTCCTGCGCGACGAGCTCGACGGCGTCATCGGCGCGCTGCACGCGCTCGAGCAGGGGATCGACGAGGACGCCCCGGGCGCCCGCGCCGTCATCGCCCGAGCCATCGCCGGGGGCAACGCCGGCCACGCCCGGATCCCCGGCAAGCACGGCGCGGCGCCCACCTCCTACGGCGTCGTGAGCGTCGTCGTCGGCGACCGCCCCGGCGAGCTCGCCCGGCTCCTCGCCGACATCGGCGAGGCCGAGGTCAACCTCGAGGACCTGCGCCTCGACCACGGCCTCGGGCTGCCCTTCGGCGTCGCCGAGGTCTCCGTCCTGCCCGCCTCCGTCAGCCCGCTCGAGGAGGCGCTCCTCGCCCGGGGCTGGCAGCTGCACGGCTGA
- a CDS encoding MalY/PatB family protein, producing MADRDLLTLPLSVLRERTSAKWRQYDPDVLPLWVAEMDVLPAPSVAAALERAAATGDYGYPSGRPYEEAVARWYADLGTSLEDCPTALVADVMTGVAHSLRAGTGPEGAVVITTPVYPPFHSVVGETGRRLVEAPLSPAGRLDLDSLRVAFVDAGPGSALLLANPHNPTGVAHTAAELRDVLLLAEEHGVRVVSDEIHAPLVLAGASFTSVLGVEGSSRAVVVTSAAKGWNLAGFKAAVVVGGPEAKDVLAGFPPSAPYGASHVAVQAHVAALEGGQDWLRALVRDLDANRTLLGDLLAEHLPAVRWRPMEATYLAWLDCSDLGLGREAARHFLDEARVALMAGTPFASGMGDHVRLNIATSPEILTETVERMAVSL from the coding sequence ATGGCCGACCGAGACCTCCTCACCCTCCCGCTGAGCGTCCTGCGCGAGCGCACCTCCGCCAAGTGGCGCCAGTACGACCCCGACGTCCTGCCGCTGTGGGTGGCGGAGATGGACGTCCTGCCCGCGCCCTCCGTCGCCGCGGCGCTCGAGCGGGCGGCGGCGACCGGCGACTACGGCTACCCCTCGGGTCGCCCCTACGAAGAGGCCGTGGCCCGCTGGTACGCCGACCTGGGCACGTCGCTCGAGGACTGCCCCACGGCGCTCGTCGCCGACGTCATGACCGGGGTGGCCCACTCCCTTCGCGCCGGGACGGGCCCCGAGGGTGCCGTGGTCATCACCACGCCGGTCTACCCGCCCTTCCACTCGGTCGTCGGGGAGACCGGCCGGCGCCTCGTGGAGGCGCCGCTCTCCCCCGCCGGGCGGCTCGACCTGGACTCGCTCCGGGTGGCCTTCGTCGACGCCGGGCCCGGGTCGGCGCTGCTCCTCGCCAACCCGCACAACCCGACCGGGGTCGCGCACACGGCCGCGGAGCTGAGGGACGTCCTGCTGCTCGCCGAGGAGCACGGGGTACGGGTGGTCAGCGACGAGATCCACGCGCCCCTCGTCCTCGCCGGGGCCTCCTTCACGTCGGTCCTCGGGGTCGAGGGCAGCAGCCGGGCCGTCGTCGTCACCTCGGCGGCGAAGGGGTGGAACCTCGCGGGCTTCAAGGCCGCGGTCGTCGTCGGGGGACCCGAGGCGAAGGACGTCCTCGCCGGCTTCCCGCCGTCGGCGCCCTACGGCGCGAGCCATGTCGCGGTCCAGGCGCACGTCGCGGCGCTCGAGGGCGGGCAGGACTGGCTGCGGGCTCTCGTGCGCGACCTCGACGCCAACCGGACCCTGCTCGGCGACCTGCTCGCCGAGCACCTCCCCGCGGTGCGCTGGCGCCCGATGGAGGCGACCTACCTCGCGTGGCTGGACTGCTCGGACCTCGGTCTCGGCCGTGAGGCCGCCAGGCACTTCCTCGACGAGGCGAGGGTCGCGCTCATGGCCGGCACCCCCTTCGCCTCGGGCATGGGCGACCACGTACGTCTCAACATCGCCACGTCGCCGGAGATCCTCACCGAGACGGTCGAGCGGATGGCCGTCTCCCTCTGA
- the cmk gene encoding (d)CMP kinase — protein MTTPFVVGVDGPSGSGKSSVSRAIAVHLGGGYLDTGAMYRALTWWCLETGVDLGDADAVIRAATDLPLAMSADPSEPGVVVGETDVTEAIRTSEISAQVSRVATIPEVRVEMQQQQRDLITVIADDHGSVVAEGRDITTVVAPDADVRLLLTASEEARLRRRSAELHGQTDDEAIERTRDEVVRRDQDDSTVSQFLTAADGVVTLDTSDLTFEESVAAALEVVDAARG, from the coding sequence ATGACCACCCCCTTCGTCGTCGGAGTCGACGGGCCCTCCGGGTCCGGCAAGTCGAGCGTCTCGCGCGCGATCGCCGTCCACCTCGGTGGCGGGTACCTCGACACCGGGGCGATGTACCGGGCGCTCACCTGGTGGTGCCTCGAGACCGGCGTCGACCTCGGTGACGCGGACGCCGTCATCCGGGCGGCGACGGACCTGCCGCTCGCCATGAGCGCCGACCCGTCCGAGCCCGGCGTCGTCGTCGGCGAGACCGACGTGACCGAGGCGATCCGTACCTCCGAGATCAGCGCGCAGGTCTCCCGGGTCGCGACGATCCCCGAGGTCAGGGTCGAGATGCAGCAGCAGCAGCGCGACCTCATCACCGTCATCGCCGACGACCACGGCTCGGTGGTCGCCGAGGGTCGAGACATCACGACGGTCGTCGCCCCCGACGCCGACGTGCGACTCCTGCTCACGGCGAGCGAGGAGGCCCGGCTGCGCCGGCGCAGCGCCGAGCTCCACGGGCAGACCGACGACGAGGCGATCGAGCGCACCCGCGACGAGGTCGTCCGCCGCGATCAGGACGACTCGACGGTCTCGCAGTTCCTCACCGCCGCCGACGGTGTCGTCACCCTCGACACCTCCGACCTGACCTTCGAGGAGAGCGTGGCCGCGGCCCTCGAGGTCGTCGACGCGGCGCGTGGCTGA
- a CDS encoding DUF881 domain-containing protein translates to MPPDSKGERARRQLMDEGEGGRRPDASMTLITSMLERPLDPGYQAAADERVRAGLPASTGRRTPLLVLALLLVGLLIGVAAVELRGRDSTRAETRRELIARIEDRQATVDEQTNRVRTLQAEVDAAAAALEPELPGDRTRTVDALRLSDGGVAVTGPGLRFVLDDAPGTDPTDGSDPRAKANDDGRVQSRDIQIVVNALWASGAEAISVNGQRLTSRTAIRFAGDAILVNFRPLTRPYTVEVIGDPEAMRARFAAGPGGAYLSGLQQNFGIQAGIETSDELTLPSVVSTTLRNARPLTDGTDPKETS, encoded by the coding sequence GTGCCGCCTGACTCGAAGGGGGAGCGCGCGCGCCGCCAGCTCATGGACGAGGGCGAGGGAGGCCGCCGGCCGGACGCGTCGATGACCCTCATCACCTCGATGCTCGAGCGACCACTCGACCCGGGGTACCAGGCCGCCGCCGACGAGCGGGTCCGCGCCGGGCTCCCCGCGAGCACCGGGCGCCGGACCCCGCTGCTCGTCCTCGCCCTGCTGCTCGTCGGTCTGCTCATCGGGGTTGCCGCCGTCGAGCTGCGCGGACGCGACTCGACCCGCGCGGAGACCCGCCGCGAGCTCATCGCCCGCATCGAGGACCGGCAGGCCACGGTCGACGAGCAGACCAACCGGGTCCGCACCCTCCAGGCCGAGGTCGACGCCGCCGCGGCCGCGCTCGAGCCAGAGCTCCCGGGGGACCGGACGAGGACCGTCGACGCGCTGCGCCTCAGCGACGGTGGCGTCGCCGTCACCGGTCCCGGGCTGCGGTTCGTCCTCGACGACGCGCCGGGCACCGACCCCACCGACGGGAGCGACCCGCGGGCGAAGGCCAACGACGACGGCCGGGTCCAGAGCCGCGACATCCAGATCGTCGTCAACGCGCTCTGGGCCTCGGGCGCCGAGGCGATCTCGGTCAACGGCCAACGCCTCACCTCGCGGACCGCGATCCGCTTCGCCGGGGACGCGATCCTGGTGAACTTCCGCCCGCTGACCCGGCCGTACACGGTCGAGGTGATCGGCGACCCCGAGGCGATGCGGGCCCGTTTCGCCGCGGGACCCGGAGGGGCCTACCTCAGCGGGCTGCAGCAGAACTTCGGCATCCAGGCCGGCATCGAGACCTCGGACGAGCTGACCCTCCCCAGCGTCGTCTCCACCACCCTGCGCAACGCACGGCCGCTGACCGACGGCACCGACCCCAAGGAGACCTCGTGA
- a CDS encoding small basic family protein yields the protein MIPALGLVAGLVIGLVLQPDVPLWLQPYLPIAVIAALDAVFGAVRAALDGIFNDKVFVVSFLANVVVAAFIVFLGDQLGVGSQLSTGVVVVLGVRIFSNVASIRRHLFNA from the coding sequence GTGATCCCCGCCCTCGGACTCGTCGCCGGGCTCGTCATCGGGCTGGTGCTCCAGCCCGACGTGCCGCTCTGGCTCCAGCCCTACCTGCCGATCGCCGTCATCGCCGCCCTCGACGCCGTCTTCGGTGCCGTCCGGGCCGCGCTCGACGGGATCTTCAACGACAAGGTCTTCGTCGTCTCCTTCCTCGCCAACGTCGTCGTGGCCGCCTTCATCGTCTTCCTCGGCGACCAGCTCGGCGTCGGCTCGCAGCTCTCCACCGGCGTCGTCGTCGTCCTCGGCGTGCGGATCTTCTCCAACGTCGCCTCCATCCGTCGGCACCTCTTCAACGCATGA
- the der gene encoding ribosome biogenesis GTPase Der translates to MDSQTPEPDDLVLPAEDEGVERVLRAGLEDFELTPEDQALIDGFQEAEDEGYEGALPVVAIIGRPNVGKSTLVNRILRRREAVVEDVPGVTRDRVAYEGEWAGRRFTIIDTGGWEAGAEGIHLKVAEQAEVAIDMADVVMFVVDAVVGATDDDEAVVKLLRKSGKPVVLVANKVDDQRFEPDAAALWNLGLGQPWPVSALHGRGSGDALDAVLDVLPERSMVADAPADDGPRRVALIGRPNVGKSSLLNKLAGEERVVVDNVAGTTRDPVDELVELGGRWWRFVDTAGIRRRVHQTRGADFYASLRTQTALEKAEVAVVLIDAEESIAEQDLRVISQVVEAGRALVIAYNKWDLLDEERRYYLEREIERELVQVQWAPRINLSAHTGRHVDKLVPALDTALDSWDMRVPTSRLNAIIGQIVSGHPHPVRGGKQPRILFATQASTRPPRFVLFASGFIEAGYRRFLERRLREEFGFEGTPIEISVRVREKRRR, encoded by the coding sequence GTGGACAGCCAGACGCCCGAGCCCGACGACCTCGTCCTCCCCGCGGAGGACGAAGGGGTCGAGCGTGTCCTGCGCGCCGGCCTGGAGGACTTCGAGCTGACGCCCGAGGACCAGGCCCTCATCGACGGCTTCCAGGAGGCCGAGGACGAGGGCTACGAGGGCGCGCTGCCCGTCGTGGCCATCATCGGACGGCCCAACGTCGGCAAGTCCACCCTCGTCAACCGGATCCTGCGCCGCCGTGAGGCGGTCGTCGAGGACGTCCCGGGCGTCACGCGTGACCGGGTGGCCTACGAAGGGGAGTGGGCCGGTCGTCGCTTCACGATCATCGACACCGGTGGCTGGGAGGCTGGCGCCGAGGGGATCCACCTCAAGGTGGCCGAGCAGGCCGAGGTCGCCATCGACATGGCTGACGTCGTGATGTTCGTCGTCGACGCCGTCGTCGGGGCGACCGACGACGACGAGGCCGTCGTCAAGCTGCTCCGGAAGTCGGGCAAGCCGGTCGTGCTCGTCGCGAACAAGGTGGACGACCAGCGCTTCGAGCCCGACGCCGCCGCGCTGTGGAACCTCGGGCTCGGCCAGCCGTGGCCCGTCTCGGCCCTCCACGGTCGCGGCAGCGGTGACGCGCTCGACGCCGTCCTCGACGTGCTGCCCGAGCGGTCGATGGTCGCGGACGCCCCGGCCGACGACGGACCCCGGCGCGTGGCCCTCATCGGTCGCCCGAACGTCGGCAAGTCCTCGCTGCTCAACAAGCTCGCGGGCGAGGAGCGGGTCGTCGTCGACAACGTCGCCGGCACGACACGCGACCCCGTCGACGAGCTCGTCGAGCTCGGTGGCCGCTGGTGGCGCTTCGTCGACACCGCGGGCATCCGGCGCCGCGTGCACCAGACCCGGGGGGCGGACTTCTACGCCTCGCTGCGCACGCAGACCGCGCTGGAGAAGGCCGAGGTCGCCGTGGTCCTCATCGACGCCGAGGAGTCCATCGCCGAGCAGGACCTGCGCGTCATCAGCCAGGTCGTCGAGGCCGGCCGCGCGCTCGTCATCGCCTACAACAAGTGGGACCTCCTCGACGAGGAGCGGCGCTACTACCTCGAGCGCGAGATCGAGCGCGAGCTCGTCCAGGTGCAGTGGGCGCCCCGGATCAACCTCTCGGCGCACACCGGCCGCCACGTCGACAAGCTCGTCCCGGCCCTGGACACCGCGCTCGACTCGTGGGACATGCGCGTGCCGACCTCGCGGCTCAACGCGATCATCGGGCAGATCGTCTCCGGTCACCCGCACCCGGTCCGGGGCGGCAAGCAGCCACGGATCCTCTTCGCGACCCAGGCCTCGACCCGTCCGCCGCGCTTCGTGCTCTTCGCCTCCGGCTTCATCGAGGCCGGCTACCGGCGCTTCCTCGAGCGTCGGCTGCGCGAGGAGTTCGGCTTCGAGGGCACCCCGATCGAGATCTCGGTGCGGGTGCGCGAGAAGCGCCGTCGCTGA
- a CDS encoding lysophospholipid acyltransferase family protein, giving the protein MAEERSPGGLPPALERHVPVRTTLRGRARVGRLMARALLPPVRPVQSHGAEHVPCRGPVILAANHIGFLDGIAIHGTAGRAVSFLVYDKVVEGFTGHLLRAGGAIALPQDATAARALGRSVGVLRAGGAVGIFPEGARGRGRFELTFPGVAWLAQVTGAPVVPVALLGTRLTGQLAGDLPERGAKVVVEYGRPLRLARPGGPVRPVREEIMSELVPALVDHVVAASERHGIPLPEDIPPDLLPA; this is encoded by the coding sequence GTGGCTGAGGAGCGCTCACCAGGCGGCCTGCCGCCTGCCCTCGAGCGCCACGTCCCTGTCCGGACCACCCTGCGCGGCCGGGCCCGGGTCGGCCGGCTCATGGCCCGCGCCCTCCTCCCGCCCGTGCGTCCGGTGCAGTCCCACGGCGCCGAGCACGTCCCCTGCCGGGGGCCGGTGATCCTCGCGGCCAACCACATCGGCTTCCTCGACGGCATCGCGATCCACGGCACGGCCGGGCGGGCGGTCTCCTTCCTCGTCTACGACAAGGTCGTCGAGGGCTTCACCGGGCACCTGCTGCGGGCCGGCGGCGCCATCGCGCTGCCCCAGGACGCGACCGCGGCGAGGGCGCTCGGCCGCTCGGTCGGGGTCCTGCGCGCCGGGGGAGCGGTCGGGATCTTCCCCGAGGGCGCCCGCGGGAGAGGCCGCTTCGAGCTGACCTTCCCGGGTGTCGCCTGGCTGGCTCAGGTGACCGGCGCACCCGTCGTGCCCGTCGCCCTGCTCGGCACCCGCCTCACCGGACAGCTCGCCGGGGACCTCCCGGAGCGAGGGGCGAAGGTCGTCGTCGAGTACGGCCGCCCCCTCCGTCTCGCCCGCCCGGGCGGCCCCGTCCGACCGGTCCGCGAGGAGATCATGAGCGAGCTCGTGCCCGCCCTCGTCGACCACGTCGTCGCCGCCTCGGAGCGCCACGGGATCCCCCTGCCCGAGGACATCCCGCCGGACCTCCTCCCGGCCTGA
- a CDS encoding DUF881 domain-containing protein, translating to MSEPAAPPPEGSTPSPEPAHSSSGTDAAPLRRSWRRIYLMARPRPTRANFFALVLAALLGFAIATQVSETQQQGLEDLRQDELVRILDDVTQNGERLDDQLAELERSRDQLREAGGSEEAVRAAQERFDTLGILAGTVPARGPGITMTLDGDESAVSATTLIDAMQELRDAGAEAMQVDDVRLVAGSYFTDEGATIQADGEALTRPYTFTVIGDPQTLSSAMEIPGGITESVRGRGGRVSVTQLDDVSVDALHSVPEPRFAQPVPEPSPSG from the coding sequence ATGAGCGAGCCGGCCGCCCCCCCGCCCGAGGGCAGCACCCCTTCGCCGGAACCCGCGCACTCCTCGTCCGGCACCGACGCCGCACCCCTCCGGCGGTCGTGGCGCAGGATCTACCTCATGGCGCGGCCGCGCCCGACCCGGGCCAACTTCTTCGCCCTCGTCCTCGCGGCCCTGCTCGGCTTCGCCATCGCCACCCAGGTCAGCGAGACCCAGCAGCAGGGCCTGGAGGACCTGCGCCAGGACGAGCTCGTCCGGATCCTCGACGACGTCACGCAGAACGGCGAGCGCCTCGACGACCAGCTCGCCGAGCTCGAGCGCAGCCGCGACCAGCTCCGCGAGGCCGGCGGGTCCGAGGAGGCCGTCCGGGCCGCGCAGGAGCGCTTCGACACCCTGGGCATCCTCGCCGGCACCGTCCCTGCACGGGGCCCGGGCATCACGATGACGCTCGACGGTGACGAGAGCGCGGTGTCCGCGACGACCCTCATCGACGCGATGCAGGAGCTGCGGGACGCCGGCGCCGAGGCGATGCAGGTCGACGACGTGCGGCTCGTCGCAGGGAGCTACTTCACCGACGAGGGCGCCACGATCCAGGCCGACGGCGAGGCGCTGACCCGCCCGTACACCTTCACCGTCATCGGTGACCCGCAGACCCTCAGCTCGGCGATGGAGATCCCCGGCGGCATCACCGAGTCGGTCCGTGGACGAGGGGGGCGGGTGTCCGTGACGCAGCTAGACGACGTCTCTGTCGACGCCCTCCACAGCGTGCCGGAGCCCCGCTTCGCCCAGCCCGTGCCAGAGCCCTCCCCGTCCGGGTAG